tctcatcttctctctctgtTACTGCCATGGCGGCTGTAACTCCTGCCAAATCTGTACTACATTCCTCGAGACCTAACCCACACCCTTCTCGCTTCTCAGCCTCCCCATCGACTTTGATCAATGCAAGAACAACTCAGTTGGGGCTTAGGCCTAGATTGCTCCACCAAGCAAAACCCACAAAATGGGTGGAGGGTTTTGATTATGGTTTAGGAAGAAACAGGGGAGCAAGAACAGAGAGGCTTCAGAGGAAACCATGTGTGGTGACGTGTACAGCAGAGGGCATAGAGGGGGGGATGATGAttgggagaagagagagggttTCTCTAGTGAGAGTGCCAGAGAGGTTCAAGGTTGTGGCTTTAGTGGCTTGTGTGATGTGTCTTTGTAATGCAGACAGAGTAGTCATGTCTGTGGCCGTTGTTCCACTTGCAGCTCAAAAGGGTTGGACCAGTTCTTTCTTGGGTGTTGTTCAGGTACTACTCCAAAGTCTTTAAGTTTTTAATTGGTTTTCTTAGATTAGGAGTTAAATTCTATTGCTTTAATAGCTTTTTGGATTCAATTTTGTAGCAAAGTTTGATCCTTTTTCAATGTCGATTCGTTTGGTTGATATAGGTGAAAAAATTTCTTTGCATCTGGTGCGCTTGAATGAGTATATAGAAAGAAAGACCATTAGAATTAATCTGGTGGGACCAAATATGTCATGAATTGTCTCTCACTTCATGGACTGTAATTTTGCATTGGGTGCCAGAAGAACTTCTTCCAGAGATGTTAAGGTGGTTAATCTAACATGGTCGAAATATATGGTCATCTAGCTTGCTCTTATTGATGAATTGACACAGTGTCAAGTTATAGAATAAATAATTTATGTCTGCTTGACACGGTATGAATGTTGGAAGTTTTGGAACCCACATAGCGAACTGCTAAACTCCCCTAAATTGATCAGAATGTCTGAAACTTAAGGGCATAAATGTTTCTCTGATGGTCATGGATTGAATTTCGTATGATGACAACATTTAGCATGTATtttgctttttaattttttttttttcctttcaatttgcTTTGTTTCCCTTCTTATACTGACAATTAGTATGTGGAATTGTGAATGATGCATTTTCTAGTCATCCTTTCTATGGGGATATATCTTCTCATCAGTAATCGGAGGAGCCTTAGTAGACAGATATGGAGGGAAGAGAGTGATGGCATGGGGTGTGGCCATGTGGTCTTTGGCCACCCTCCTCACTCCCTGGGCTGCCAACCATTCTACAACCAGCCTATTGGCTGTTCGTGCCTTCTTTGGACTCGCTGAAGGTGTGGCCCTGCCTTCCATGAGCACCCTCTTATCAAGGTAATGCCCCTTTGATCTTTGATATTGTAATTTAGTTACAATAATGTTAGGGTCAAATTTGTTCACCAACTGACGTCTTCGTAAGCCAGGATTTAAACAGATTTTGTGTTTACAGTACTTGGTAACTAGTTCATTAGACAACTAAGATATGTTTATGTGTAAATTTGAGCAGGTGGTTCCCGACCCATGAAAGAGCTAGTGCAGTTGGAATTTCTATGGCTGGGTTTCATCTTGGCAATGTTACCGGCTTACTACTAACTCCAGTTATGATGTCATCAATGGGATTTTCTGGTCCCTTTATTCTCTTCTCCTCCCTTGGACTGCTCTGGTTGACAATATGGACATATACAGTCACAAATGATCCAAGAGAGAGTGATTTCATTAGCAAATCAGAGCTCCGGTTGATCCAAGCTGGAAAATCTGATTCTCCAGTGAGCAACGACAAGTTCCCACCTCTGCGGCTCCTACTATCAAAACTACCAACATGGAGTATTATATTTGCCAACATAACTAATAATTGGGTGAGTTTGCTTACTAGTTGCTACAAATATATACTAATAGTGATTTTGTTTAGTGAAATCTTTTATCTGGTGGTGGTCCTTAATTCCCTTTTTCTGTGTTTTTGGTATGGTCCATCATGTTGCAGGGATACTTTGTTCTGCTTTCTTGGATGCCTGTTTATTTCAAGACTGTAAGTTCATTTTACTAGATCTTTGTGCATGGTAACACCATTTCCCTAAATATTGCTCAAGCACTACCCACCAAAAGCTCAGGACTTATCTGGACATATCTCAGAGCTTATATTCACCTATATCATCATATCAGTATGTTATTTATATACTACTATTGGCAACTTACTATCATTCGAAATAatgtattttttattattttccattGTTATAGGTATTTAATGTAAACTTGAAACAAGCAGCTTGGTTTAGTGCTGTTCCATGGGGAACAATGGCAATTTCCAGCTGCATTGCTGGCACAACATCAGATTCCTTAATCAAGGCTGGCTACTCTTTAACGATAGTCCGAAAGATCATGCAGGTATCTCTTTTGGGTGTCACTATAATTATAGAGCAAAATAGTACCTCTTCGATCTTATAAAAGAATTGTCTGCAAAAGGGAAACAGGAGTTCTTGaataaatcttaatttgaaACAAAATCATGCACCATGTGACAGGGAATTTTCTTACTTGTTTAAATTATCTGTTTGATGGAATCTGCTTCTATAAGGGAAAGTCTTAAGTTGAATTTAATTGAATCCAATTAGGAAAGCGAAGTCTTTTGTATCAAATGCTGATTTACAGTAAACTCACTTGAACATATATGTTTTAATGCACCATTTTGACATGTATGTGTACCAAACAGTCCATTGGTTTCATTGGGCCTGGAGTGTCATTGCTGTGCTTGAACTATGCCAACACACCCACGGCTGCAGCGGTACTCCTTACAGCAGCCTTATGTTTGAGCTCTTTCAGTCAAGCTGGCTTTCTCCTCAATATACAAGTAGGTTCCACCCATCCAATGATCATATTGAAAAACAGTCAAACTAATGCAGTAGACTGCTTCCTATATATTATGGTGCACTTCATTCcaatctgatattctcctgcttaaTTTGATCAGGATATAGCTCCTGAGTCCGCCGGGTTTCTCCATGGTAAGTTATTGGAAGGAAGGATTGTATTCTATTTTCCTCTATGTTGAAGTGATTAGCTGATACGATAACATTCTGTATCAACAGGGATTTCAAATTCAGTAGGGACACTTGCAGCAATAGTCAGCACAATAGGAACAGGCTATTTTGTACAATGGCTGGGATCGTTTCAGGCATTCCTAACGGTCACCTCAGCTCTCTATTTCATGACAACCATCTTTTGGAACCTTTTTGCTACTGGAGAGCGAGTCTTCTAGAATGAAATCGTCAAAAAATTTTGCAACAGTAGATTATCAAGCGAGTCTGTTGGGAATTGATTAACACATTCATTTGGGATTTTAAGATTTTGGTCAATTCTTAGGTATTGTTCAGAGCAGGGAGGGATTTGATTGTGTAAATTATTGGTGGATGCAAACTCCTGTTTATGTTCTGTTCTACATCTGTTATTTATCATAGTCTTAGATTTAGTTGTAACGACTCATACTGATCCAATTTGTTCATTCTGCAAATTGGTCATGCCAACTTCTATGGGTCTTCTCTCTTTCAACCCATCTTCAATCTTTAACAATAACTAAAATACCAAAATACCAGGATCAGCTGTGTCATGAATTTTATTGCCATGATCAGGAAGGATtatattctttttcttgtttcttatgTAAACAGTAAGAACTATACGACTAGTCAGCCTAATAGTTAGTACAATTATGGCTCAGATCATTCCAGGCATTCCCAAATGTGCAGAACTCTGTTTCAAGCAACCTTGAGACCAAACTGATCATCGTTTTATGCAAAGGAAATCTATAGGAGAATAATCCTCAGTTTTCAAGCAACCTTTCCTGGTTGAACAAGGAAGTGACCATTATCAGCTCCCAGAATCATAGTTTTtgtaaacttttttctttttcactttcaagTAATGGTAATTGCATCATCTTTTCTCACTGATTAGAAACCCAACTCAATAACAGAAACtcaagaaaagagaagagagagaaaagaaacaaacaaatatcCTAATGAAAAGGTAATTGCATATTTGCATTAATGGTTCAACGACAAATTTACAATTTAGTTAAATACAATTCCCTTGCAAAACCTCAACAACATCAAAAGCAACTAACTGGCTCAGAGGCAGAAGTACTGGATGGAACactcttttttcttcctctttttggTGCACTTTTTTCTTGGACCGGTGATGTTACAAGGTTGACGGGGCAGTTTCTCCGGTGCTGTGCAATAAGAGGGTACATTTGCTCCCAGGCCTTGAGCGTGTGATTCTCGAAGCTCTTGGCCCCAGTGATGACAACGTTCCCCGACGCAAAGATGAGGAAGACAACCTTGGGCTTCAGAACCCTGTATATCAGCCCCGGGAAAATCTCGGCTTCGTACGAGGCACACCCAAGAGTAGTATCGGAGAAGGAAAGAGTCTCAAGCCTGACCGCGAAGTTGACATTGCAGGATGCCACGATATTTTGAATCTTGAAATCCATGAACTGTACCTTAACCCCGTCGTCAACCCCTACTTTCTGGACGATTCGGCTGTGCTTCCTCGCCGCAAATTTGGTCTCTTCTATGGATTTGGCGCCGGTGACGACCATCTTGCCGGAGGAGAATATGAGAGAGGTGGTTTTGGGTTCCCGGATTCGCATTATGATGGCATGAAACCGTTTCGGATTGTACTCTGCGTTTCTGACACGGCTCGCAATCCTCTTTAGGTCCAATTTGCAGCCCAAGTTGACGGTGGAAACTATATTCACGATGGTTGGTTTAGGGCGACCAGCAACAGCCAAATTCGCCTCCAACGTCATGGTTCAGGGAAGAGAGGATGATTATGTCTAGTCGGAAGTGCGGAAAAGGCTATAGGTATTTATGGACGAATTAAGGCGTTTCCGAATTGTGAAGGGAAAAGGAATCCAAATGCAATAGGGAAAGAGTGGAGTTAAAAGACAGAAATACCCATAAACCTAGAAAATTAtagggctgcacacggattgggttggatcggttttgactctaaaccgtctctatactaaagtgagcggtttaagcattttggacaaccggtcattaaaaaaaaaaaacttaacccgatccaatccaatccaattaaagatggtttggttcggtcggttaggcggttttaacttatattatattaacatgctatttatGAGAAAAAAATTCTAGTAAAATCCAatctaaagaataaaaattgtattaaataagcataatctaaatttaaagtacaataatcaaatccaaaactaatattcaaaaaCTAAAATCTATAATAGATTCAAAATGATTGAATTATTTGATGGCTTAGCTataaatactagcttaatatggtagtattaaaggttagagaatgagagattgaaaTATGTGATATAAGAGGATCAAATATATCGTAGCgatatggtagtatatcatttgagaataaagttataattgaatatttagaacttacttaaaACGactggacaaatgaatatatatatatatatatatatatatataacattttttcttattatatttCAAGCATACCGGTCGGTTCTGGTTATGCAGTTTaagcaaaagagaaaccaaaccaacccaattcataaatggtttggttcggtattaaaccggttttcaatttttaaaattaaaaaaccttaaccaaaccatatttaccggtcggttttgaccggtttgtacagtgttttgcacacccctagaAAATTAAGTGGAACACGTGGAAGTTTCGCAAATAGAACgctcattttattttattttttagaaaattagctTTAAATCTAATTTTACAATGATTTATTATATTAAACCCAatcactttttcttttcaatttacaCCAAATCCACATCATGAAACATTCCTTACTGAGTAGATTATTCAATTAATACAATCTTCATCCACTTTTATGCTCACATCTTGTAGAAATTCTTATGGAAAGAATTAATTTATATAGCTTAATTCGTGCATGCTTTGATatcaatttttttataaaatttttaTATGTAGCACCATGATTTCAAACTATAGAGATAGTACTAGTTCATGTTCCTGTAGACTAGAAGAAAGAACTCAAAGAAGTAAGCAAGAACTTCAAATTattgttgtgaacttgtgtaTTACCTATGCATTCGTGACCATATTCTCTTTCTAATTTTTGGCTTTCAAAAGTGTTGTATCTACTAATAAGGTATGTTATTCATTAGATTTAGTTTtttcaaatctttttttttaaatttaatttttttttatcattctgCCCTGAATCTTATGGTAAAGTATCTTGTTCTAAGTTTGAACTTTTCCTTCTgtatattgtcatattaatttGATGGTTGTTCATTCCCAATTGTTACCTAATAGATAGGTATAGGGATAAGGTAGAGATTTTCAACCTAAGACATATAGTCAAATCACAATAATAATACCTAAAAAAGAGGTTGATGTGAAAAATGAttctaataaataggttgatatAAAAATTCCTAGAAGTGAGGTTAGCTAAACATACGGGTCTAATCTTTAGGTTGTAATTAGAAAAAACAATCTATTAGCCGGAGCTTCTGCTATCCACCTAGGTGAGGGTCACCTGCTGACAGAACAGTGGCAAACCAAAAAACCCAGTCGGAGAGGAGGCTCAGGCTGCGTGGTGGTTTCGTTGCCCAAAACGTGAGGTGGTCGTGCTAGCTGGCTTGGTGGCTTGTGGGTGGGGCTGGGGTCGATCTTCCCACGACCGgaaggtgataggagcattttaatgtgatattttaatagttaattcctcacattttgcttagttaattccttaactgaatcgatttttaacttaatttctatttttaggtacattggagtagatgaagaagaaatgagtgttacgtccataattacctagaaatgatggagaagaatgaaaatgcactaaaaagtcaaccttgaatattttcttactccggctaggagaatcagagccaagcaaggaagaaggagcggccacctgaccaaatgaactcgaaatgagctgaaactctccagatctattctagacacccaaatgatcatttcttatgaagagtgtcagagaaaaatatgagtggaaggccttcaaacaatcagcccaattttctacagaagcaaaaccggaaaactggacctgtaagaggtccagcagcatttccggcccaaccacatggaataaagctctgaaaatttgtgaggatgatatacactcataatggaacattttttatgaagaagtcgaaggctcattctgacgttttgatggagaaataattgaaggaataaaggggaagaaactgacctgaaaacaactcaacaccacatattcatgtttcccacccatatgaagaaagcatttctttttccttggatacaatttttctaccctaaaagatcatcatcacttccacatttcttcaccttcatgctttgctttcatcattacctcatcttttacatattttacaaaccactctcatactccactttcattatttttcttcatctcatcatttcactcttctttttcttccctatttaaacaccttctcctctcactctcaatcaccaattccttcatccattccatctccttgtctctccatttcctctccatatttcttttccattctctagttttcttgttctttattttcaagccaagagaaagagaagccatgcaatacatcaatttcccaaccgccatccacccttgtgtcgtccctagaagattgcttgctttcaaggatcttcaagttcttcgtctcaaggctttatcattcatctttcaaggtgtattatatcctttctcttgttttctttgtttgattttgtaaaactatgaattctagttaacaaataatgttaagggcaaagtttaaagcccgtttatatgttttgagataaagttgtgatttctatatgttgatttttatgttgcttatgtgggtttgtttaattaaatttgcatgatagaaaacttttgtattttaatcttatgtggttgcaaacacttagggttttgatataattggtgctaggtttaagaacatgaaatcgacttttcgttttgtgtaaacttgaatcaaagtagtaaaggttttgtgcaaagaccgaatttaattaaagaggattgcaattaggtggacttttccatactaagttgtacacttgagttgatagcctttctctatgtctaatgcgttgaacatgtcatgattgactagctttctagggcttgattgcatgtttgatagaattaatctaggtgctttcgcttaggttaattagcattgaaaagtaaaatatgggaaatcatttgctttcgaatgtttcacatgatcaactcctctctcatgacatttaaaatcaactataggaattgtaattggatttcttacatatggatgtggttttgatctttgttccttgcgatccacccttgtatatatgtttttacgttttctttattttatttattttaattttaattttaagaatcctaatccccccttatttgtgtttacttgtatatatttattctttattttatttttgtaaataatactttattatttttaattctttatttgtttatacaattgtatatatttatattctttattttatttttgtaaataattcttttctttatttgtttcacaattacaagtgtaccctcaatccccggaatagaacgatccctatttgcttatactattaacgatatttcagggttaaattatgcgcttgctttgagcgcgtcaatttttggcgccgttgccggggattgaaaaatcacttgctaaattgtatcatttattgtatatatttgttgtatataaattgtttgaaacttagtttaaattaactagaatattatttatattattgaacacgaattttaattgtaggttgtaaattgagaggaataggtgaagtctcttttgttaatattggcctaaaccccttattggtacctagctcaggtcccttaaggttgagggcggcctttattaacacttgttgaactgtcttcatacttatgaactttttcatcttagtaagtatagcctatgtggaatgatgtctagaaaggggacaacgttcatgacgggtttttgaatccagaagtgcttgcaaatgggcctaaaccactatgtgggagtagctcatgccaaaatggatttttcctctcgtgttcgtcctcccccacctggccatttcagtaaggttgcccaaacgatttgaaagggagtttgtgtctaggcgactatacttgggccgcacgtccacttgatttaccgcttggaatttgattcgatatcaataatgtttataataaaagaaatacttgtgaatactctatacgtgtaaattattttgttgtttcacactttaaacttgtaaaaatacttttcacgttttatactcacttgagtacttaacttgtgtcttatgtacaatatacttgttaattatacttgtagtttgtaattaatagttatacttgtttttattttgtatttctttgttaattatagttactaactttatttaatgtaggtactgtctggctgcaagacgtaaaatacaagcgctacttgggaggcaacccaattcagaatataatcagatttgctttctctttccctatttctttttatttttcaatttttctctattgtttttattttaggatttgttttcgtaaatgtcttctatctatgcttacttatttcattgcatgcttttaattgattacattgaagataatgcaatatttaagtgtgggggaagggatttatatttgtcttttattttttgagtcctttatattaaaaaaaaaaaaaaaaactgcattcattcagtcttattaaattcagctatttacaaaaaaaaaaaattaaaaaaattacaaaaaaaaaataataataataataataaaaatactctatattaaaccatgtctgcatctccgtaggagttgaggctgagctcaagggaaatgcgagagtcaccgccatagccgctacctccctcggaagtagtcttcatgttgccaaagatgtcctcaccatgcatggggaatagtggaagggtttcaatctcctggtgatctcctcctcgttgttccatgaaagattgtcctcctgttgtgccaaaggaggtagtactggtattagtgttgaacggtgaggaggaatatgggtcaacaccatagccgacacgtgacccaaagtttagatcaatggatctaccatcatcagtagaactagtggatccaaaattgagatcgagagatccaccaaccggaacgttccgaaattccttcaacttctgcctctcacgagccttgaggttctggaaccaaaagaagacgtttttgtcctcgatctgcccatactgtttcagatggaggcagatctcttgaatctgctctggagttgggtacttaaaacccttatcatagtaaaggcccttgaggattcttagttgaggcggtgtgggagcccaccggttattagtcccggctgcttggttgtttcctccatcctcgatttgttgctgggtctgttgctccattagttgcagagttcgtggttccatgttgatgaagaaaggatttgaatttcgaaagaaaggctgaagggttgagagagaaatgctggaactcggaagaattttcttttggagtgaacagtcgctcagaatgcacctatttatagaacgagtgagcagatctccaccgttggatcgacgatctctgagattaaatctacgcgttggattaaagtcacccgaaaacacggaaaagctgttggctcgtgaaggacacgtgggggaaccaaactgatctcgaggagctgtgacagacaagctacagccgaaagcaggtttaattgccgtgaatcaaggaaaagaaaggacgcgtgggggaattagacgaatctcgaggatccgtgacagacaagctatagccgaaagcatgccataaatccaggaaagaaaggaatatttacacgtgggggagtttcttgggccgtgaactatcataactcttctccttcccggagaagctttgttaaaaccgtgtgcctgttgagatttctaccctattttttgctttacatatacatccttttttgtctcctccaaattttactaaggtttgtctaagcgtgcagtttcaaattccttctacttcctcatggctcgaaccaaggttacccctcgcaggggcgtcaatcaacgccgtgttctctctttggaagaagaaggtcgtcaagcggccactagagctgggcttactcgtccatgggaccatcgtcctatccgtgagcgtacccgcagtccccctcctctgcctcgtcgctctcccagactgcatcccggagagtcttcttcctcaccagctgctcgtgctcctctgcctatggccaccctggaaagcttgtcggattcgattgatgatttgcgctcatctctccgcgatggtattatggtgacagattggagagtcaattgcatgattgattacatctctgagatgaactgctctttgatacgctgtcacactgcaataaacaagcttgctcaggaagtcaataacttgcagagttatcctcctgggtttcctcgcaaggacgctactgcatcacaccatgaggaccctcctcaggaagctgaaaccagcaaaagggctgccactcgcccgcataccgctcctccaaaggagtaaatggaggtacaagtctaggctgaaagactttaaacattaagcgctgcatgggaggcaacccatttcaactgtagctgtggaggagacatcaaacgcagatttgctttcttgaactcttccttctattttattttcatgaattttaagttgttttaagtttcgttgtgttaactttctcttctatgcttgatttatgctttgcatgatttatatttgtttatacattgaggacaatgcatgaattaagtatgggggaaggattattgctttattgtgtttttagtagttagtataaaaaaaatgaaaaatagttgatgttggattgtgtttttattgtgtttttaattgatgttgtgatacactaaggtatattggattaaacatagtcttgaaaaagggtagctgtttcagtcccattgcacatcgagactccctgttcccgtacttaagtgttgaaattaaattaaattgtaaaaaaaaaaaaaaaatgttggttttagagtgtttttgtttgtttgagtcttaggatgctcctaacgtctaggatgaacatgtctccgaattcatggctgaaggttttcacaatcaaaataggacttaattgaattctgtggttaatcgacattgtgatgcttgtatgaagatttgagataggattgtaacttggttcattaagcatgctaggattaagtctgattcatttgacccaagtgagtttttgtgctaaaatactttctttttgagtgcttattgataattctagaatttcgtggctgtatttgcaaaacctcatcattgtttgaaaatccaatgattatgtgccatagattttaatggactagagagtactagaactcggctgttgtgactgtcaaaacttgtatgccataatatgcactgatcctggataggatagaaggcattagggtaaccaccaaagccaaacaagcatgtgtccccaattgtgcccgtcgtgggactccttagaatgaacccctttgagcctacattgaaaacctttgtttcatcaccctcactaccctaccatgagcttagtacaggatatctctacccttgtcttatggacttagtagagcatgacataatatgtaggggtgacgatgaaagacaagtgtggggtggggaaaatccaagagaagaaaaaaaaaatttgccaaaaaaaaaaaaaaagaaagaaagaaagaaaagcggcaaaagagaagaaaaattgaaaagaaaactcttcggaaattgttgaagtgtggttttggactttcaaatttgtagaaggctcaaagttgaaaattatgcctttgtccatccccatgttggttagagtgaaggtttggcccaaaacaatgatatttggtctacaaaaatgatgacataaggtgtttcatatatgctctgctaggtccttaggatttttgtatccttaatcttcatttcaaaaaaaccctagcttagccccattacaacccgtTTCAAGtccttacttgatccttgagatgggcagcctttggttagtggagtcagttgcg
Above is a genomic segment from Rosa chinensis cultivar Old Blush chromosome 3, RchiOBHm-V2, whole genome shotgun sequence containing:
- the LOC112193724 gene encoding probable anion transporter 3, chloroplastic, with product MAAVTPAKSVLHSSRPNPHPSRFSASPSTLINARTTQLGLRPRLLHQAKPTKWVEGFDYGLGRNRGARTERLQRKPCVVTCTAEGIEGGMMIGRRERVSLVRVPERFKVVALVACVMCLCNADRVVMSVAVVPLAAQKGWTSSFLGVVQSSFLWGYIFSSVIGGALVDRYGGKRVMAWGVAMWSLATLLTPWAANHSTTSLLAVRAFFGLAEGVALPSMSTLLSRWFPTHERASAVGISMAGFHLGNVTGLLLTPVMMSSMGFSGPFILFSSLGLLWLTIWTYTVTNDPRESDFISKSELRLIQAGKSDSPVSNDKFPPLRLLLSKLPTWSIIFANITNNWGYFVLLSWMPVYFKTVFNVNLKQAAWFSAVPWGTMAISSCIAGTTSDSLIKAGYSLTIVRKIMQSIGFIGPGVSLLCLNYANTPTAAAVLLTAALCLSSFSQAGFLLNIQDIAPESAGFLHGISNSVGTLAAIVSTIGTGYFVQWLGSFQAFLTVTSALYFMTTIFWNLFATGERVF
- the LOC112193752 gene encoding TATA-box-binding protein; protein product: MTLEANLAVAGRPKPTIVNIVSTVNLGCKLDLKRIASRVRNAEYNPKRFHAIIMRIREPKTTSLIFSSGKMVVTGAKSIEETKFAARKHSRIVQKVGVDDGVKVQFMDFKIQNIVASCNVNFAVRLETLSFSDTTLGCASYEAEIFPGLIYRVLKPKVVFLIFASGNVVITGAKSFENHTLKAWEQMYPLIAQHRRNCPVNLVTSPVQEKSAPKRGRKKSVPSSTSASEPVSCF